The segment TAATTAGGTCCTTCTACAATTCCAAATGCATGCCACCATCTTTTATCAGCCCTATGCACTACTATATATGTCAGGCTTGTATCATCACTTTCTTACACCAATCAGCCCCTTCCCACAACCAACCTAAAACCCTTTCACAATTggccttcttcttctcctcctccatgGAGCCTTGTTCTCATTCATCCATCTCCGGCCACTCACCGGGAAACTACCACCTGGTCCTTGGGCACTACCCATTATTGGCAACCTCCACATGTTGGGGAACCTTCCTCAGCGCAACCTCAGCCTCCTGGCCAAGAAGTATGGTCCCATCATGTCTATGCGCCTCAGGTACGTTCCAGCTACTGTAGTCTCATCGCCTGAAGTTCCAAGCTATTCCTCAAAACTCATGATATTGTCTTTGGGAGTCGTCCTACAATACAAGCCTCGGAGTATTTGACTTATGGTAGCTAGGGCATGGTTTTTTGCAACTACGGTCCATATTGGCGCAATGTCAGGAAACTGTGTACAATGGAGCTTCTCAGCAGGGAGAAAATTGATTCTTTTGCAGCGATGAGGAGGGAGGAGCTAGGGTTGATGGTGCAATCACTTAAAGAAATGGGCGAGGCACGTCAGGTGGTTAACCTCAGTGACACGGTGATTGAACTCATTGAACACATGACGCACAAAATGGTTTTTGGGCATAGCAAAATTGAGAGAATCCAGTTGAAAGCGCTTACACGAGGCGTTGAACTTGGCAGGAGCTTTCAGTATAGCGGATTACGTGCGCTTGCTAGGGGCTGTAAGAATTTTATGTGACTCATGCTTTAGATTATtatgtgatatttatttaaatatttaagtattatgatttaataaataacaaaactaaaatGATCATAAGTTAGTTTCTTAAATTAAAGACATTTTAATAGAAAGTACACTTCTAATCCTATAAGGAAACTAGTCCTCCCTCCACCCTATAAAATAACTATTATATTCCATCAATAATACACATAAGAAAAAATCTAAGGGTGAAGGAATTAAGAGAGAGACACAATTTCTATTATGTTTATTGTTTGGTCTcttcaagaattttttcaaaaaattcctTACAAATTAAAAGCATGTCTTCTCTTAATAACGTGACtatgaaaatgatattattttaaaaaccttGGCCATTATGATTTGTGCAAAATAAGGACTTAATTTACATAATTATAGAATTAGGCTTATGATTGTTTTGCAAGAATCATGATTATGATTATTCAGTAGGAATTAGGGTTATTATTGttttacataaataaaaaaaccctaacatACACTTGACCTTACTTGATTAATTTCTCATgctatttattgttattatttttagaaatgttGGGATGCATTACCAGTATAATggaaaatcaatcattttcaagaCAATTTCTCTATCCTACAAGACACCTCATCAAATCAACCCACCCGAAAAAACCTAATCCTAATCTCTTCATCTTCCTCTACCTCACTTTTCTCCCTTcttgttgtagtatgtggctcatattgagtaaaagacatatggagaaaaatgagtAAATGTTGAAGCAAAGGGAAGTGACGACATTTGTCATTcaaacttgtatttttattgttgaagGCGAACGATAGGTTGGGAGGGTGCGAGGGGCAACGCCCTCCCACAGTACGGTTCAGGGGTAACTCTTTTTATCTATTCCAATATTGAATTCTTGAGATCCATGCTATTTAGGAGATTCTTCAATTCTTTGTAATAATGAGAATTACTGAAATTATGTTATGAAATCGCATCAAATTAGtcaaataaagtaaataaaataggagTCGAAAACACACTTTGAATTGTCTTGATTATATTCTAATCCCACGTAATACTTATTATTGATATGTAATGCTTATTATACACTTCTATGTTATTGTTTGTCAACTAACTTCCTTGTTTTATGGAATCACTTAGCGTGCTGTTAAGGTACgtcttcttcttattttgattatcaatttattaaatgCGCATGATTCTTGAGTAATTTGTAATTAAGCATTGATACATTCCATTAATTTGGTTTCAtgatcaattgtcataattaaCTGAATTTAATTAGTTGAGACTTAAGACTTTAGGGCTTGGAGGGCACTATACATCTTTTTATAGATAATCTCACCCCTGATTTAGACTTGGGTTTTAGAAGACACATTTTTCCAAATTAAGAGTCAATTTTagaggttttatttcttattttgttttcctttaaaaataataaaataaatgacaactccaattttttaatatataaaaattagtttttcactaaaaaaaaagtgagtatGGCCATCGAGTGAAGAGGTACATGGAAAATATAGTCCccacaattaaaagaaaaaaattatttttttatttttaaaaatagaaaataaaaaagaattgacTTCATTTtgcaactattttttaaaacaaaaaatagttttccattcttaaaacaagaaaataagttttttttttctttaaaacatattttagtcaTTTGCAATTACTTTATGaagattgttttaaaagaaaattataaaaatgtagaaaataattgaaataaaagactagaaataaaaattatttaaaaaagagatTAAGAACATTTAGAGttcaaaaaaaaacttttgttcCACAAAACATTGAAGAATACtttttagaaactatttttcaaaatcgtgttcaaaaacattttccaaaaacaattcatatatatttatttgtttttacttattttatgatgattattttaaaaaataatagtataaatatgaagaataattgaaaacaaaatatcatctataaaatttattttttaaaaatattgaaaaataaagaaaataagtagaAAGCATTTCAAATACTATTGTTAtagaaaacatgagaaaactattttgaaaaattgttctcaaattttattttttgagatttgatttttaaaacattctcAACTGAGCTCAATCTTTCAATTTATcactatattttcaaataatttccttttacaATTTCTCTCAATACCTTTTTCCTCTGTCaccctcttttatttcacaaccTTATCTCTCaagatttatattttataattgttagaaaaaactattatcataaatatgttcatttaaattttttttgaaatagaaaaatgagattaattatttcTCCTAAAAATACGAAAACAAGAATAGCTAtactttaaatcatataatcatttctttaattaaaggctaattttatattaaaataaagtaattatttaaatatttaatatccacattttactttcaacataatgtaataatttaatttatcaacaattaaatattattttttaaaactcaaaatgcctttttgaaacttgttatttttctttcaagcacaaataaataaataaataaaaataaaaaatcccatGGCATATATGTGGAGAATAAACTAATGATTGTCTAGGTGAAAGATTTTGAGTATTTATATGGGATATCATCCCACAAGTGTTGGAAATACAAACTTTTGACTTTTCTTAAAATTGGTATCATCACATTCAGCAAAACCCTTTATTCCTGACAATCATGATAGTTGGGTAGATGTTCTGTATTAATGCTAAATGTAAGAAATTCTTAAGTTGCATTTGGATTTTGGAAATGGAGGAAAAACcagaaggaaaatattttttttcttatcattttttttttagctttatttgcttctaaaaatattcttaaatatttttaattatataatttttaactttttaatattatattttacaaGATTCATGTGACTTAATTAGTCTTTCATGTATTTAACTAGGATTCATCCAATGATGTTGATACTCTctcattattattcttttatcgGGCTTTGTTTTTTATAACTGTTTTCCaacataacaaataaaaaggaaaatatgtttaacaatagaaaatgggtatttttaaaaacaaaaaatatgatatttttagaaaatatcttttaattcattttacttatcttttaataacatatttaaaaaataattatacaaacatttaGAGTATATTTTTGAGTTATTCTAGAAAACATTTTTGACATTTCTAAcaattgaatgataaaaatttaaaaactcttcatagaatcactattaaacgggtttttagaataattaaaaatcattaaacataaaaattatttttaaaatgtatttaaaaatatcaaatacatgttaacaacattttaaatttttaaataaatttttatttttataaaatatcataaaacaatcttcaaaaattattctaaaaaatggttGTTACCACACAAACCCTATCTCTCATTATGTTATTTTACTATAATATCTATAAAAATGTTTATCTCTGAGTACAAGTCATAGAATGTCTTGGATGTCCATCTCATGTCAATTGTTAATAGAGGCCTTTTTCATGTCTCTTATAAGCTATCGTTGTCTTTCACCCCTCTccctcttgtttttttttcaaattgaatcCATTCCTTCCGATGTGAGTAACCACTCATAATTAAGAAACCATATGTGGGTCAAGTATATGGAAGAAGGAATTGAATTTTGTAGTCATCCCTTCCCTctatctcaattttttaaaacttatataaaatatattaaaaaaagaaggtgaaatttatagaatatttgatttgagaaagttttaaatgattacaatgaaaataaaatagggaagaaataataaaaaaaaataagtaaaaataaatgaaaataattaaaataatattctcAAAACACTAACCAATAAATAATcgaaaataattaaagtaatGAAGGTGGGAGAGagaatgaatttaattaaaaaaatggaaattaatatatgaaaaagtaaaatattttcacttttttctattaaaataaaattatcggCTATATGACTTAAGACTTTctttaagaaattcaaaaacaacaaacagACGAATAATTTCCTTCCACGCGGTAGAGCAACTCCTCGTTCATTTCTCTGCCCCATCCGGAAACTGCCATGTCTTTTCACTTGCTGACATTTTTCCACACTCTAATCCGTCCCTTAACATCACCCAATAGATTGACTTGGAAGGTAGAGGGAGACCAAGTCTTTTGGGCGAATTGGACCGCGGATGAGAAGAGAAAAAGCCAGCAGACTgtactttcttcttcttcttctggttCTGCGTTGGCTCTGATCATCTTCTGATCCATATTGATGCAGAGAGATATGGAGTTCGGGCAGTCTCCCCAGCTCAATAGGGTTGTTATAATCACTCTTCCACCACCTGATAATCCTTCTCTTGGGAAAACCATTACCGCTTTCACGCTCTCCGATCCACCACTTGACCGTCCCCACCACACCCATCAACAACTTCAGCGCCAACAACACCaggaagaggaggaggaagaagaagaagaagaagaagaaccccATCAGCTCCCAAGTCCATCGCCCCCGAACCCTGCGCTCCAGTTCTCTGTCAGAAAACTCTCTCTTGGTAACCCAAGAATCCTTTTGGGGTTTCTGGGTGTCTctctttttgtgtttcttttgtGGAATTTTGCATCTTCAAGCCCCCTTGTTGAATTGCGCCGCAAAAACGATGATCGCGAACCCACTTCTTTTATCTTGCCTTTGTATCCCAAATTGGGTTCTCGATCACTAGGGGATTTGGAGCTCAAATTGGGGAAGTTTGTGGACTTTCATGTAAATGATATGAAGCCCGGAGGGATCAACAAATTGGCTACTTCTGTCTCTGCTTTCGATTCATCTACCATTTTCCCTGTTAGGGGCGACGTTTATCCAAATGGGTATGTGTGAATGTTGTTATTGTTTCATTCAATTACTGTTTCTTTGATGTTAGAATACTGGTTTATAGGAGTGGTATTATGGGTGTTATGTTAATATATGAACCACACTGCACTGAAGCAATCTAACTTTATTTCTGGTTTTCTTGCTGATCATGGTTAATGTCTGGGGAGGCAATTTTTGGTAgctttgttttatgttttgacACAATTATTAGTATCCGATTTTGTTCTTCTATTTGAAGGTACTGTTTGGAATCAATGAAGTAATGTATATCTACTTCtgctttttcttatttgtttcaTCAATCAAAGTTGGAGCTCTCCCTTAATGGCTTATAGTTTGGGGGTGATCATGAAATCCTGAATTGGCCGTTTGAATCTGATTGGCCTCAATTTCTATTAAGCCATAAATTCTTGGTGTTTCAATCTatgttcctttttatttcttcctcttttcacAACACCTTCTACCTGAACTGTATGGATTCTTCAAGGTATAGGTCACATCTTCGTTGCACATTGTAACCATCTTCACCATGTCTGATCTTCTTGCTTCTTTTATCCAGTTGGTCTTCTTCCCAACATCTCATAAATTTACTCAGTATTAGTCCTGTCATTTCTTTTATTGCCATCTTTGAtctaaatgatttaatttttaattgatagGAAACGCAACTGAAATGTCTATTTAGCAGCTTCCATGGTATTCTCAATTGTAGACTTTGAACATTCCGCATTAATGGCCATAGAAGCAGCTATATAGGAAAGAGCAAGCTTTCCAAATATTATCTTCACCTTGTTATGCATGAGTTGAAATCCTCTCATGCTCACCAATAAGaacttttgataaaattaaaaataaaataaaactgaCACAAAATGGTTTTACTTTAATTGGAATGCCAAAAATCTGCTCCCAAATTCTGAATCCATCATTTGGGTCTTAGCTACTCTCACCAAACCACTTTTTGGATTGAGTTTGAATCCATCACTCTAGTGAATAGGTAAGGTTTCTCAGTTTAAAAGTATGTTATGCTTGTCTGAATCATATTGGTTTACCTTTTCATAGTGAATTCACTGGCCAAAAGTTTTGTTATTTCAGCCATCACCTTCATGTGCCTTTACTTTTTCTTAGTGAATTCATTGGCCAAAAGTTTTGTTATTCCAGCCATCATGTTCATGTGCCTTACAATATTACATTTCTGATCATGTGATGTCAATGGCGATgctaactaaaattttaatcttttgttCAGCTTATATTTCACACACATTTTTGTTGGGAGTCCTCCAAGACGTTATTTTCTTGACATGGATACCGGCAGTGACTTAACATGGATTCAGTGTGATGCTCCATGCACTAGCTGTGCCAAGGTAATGCTTAAGACTATTAAAAGTTCTTCAGTGCTgtaaaatgttaaattatattgacctttattatatttttctgaCATCATCAACTGAATAAACTAAATTGGCatctcttttttcccttttctgaTTTTGTATTATGTTTTGGGGCCTTTAGATGTAACTTCTTTTCTGGACCCAAAACAATTTTGATGTTCAAAATGTTAATATTGAAGTTCTTGTTTTCCTTAAAAAGTTACTTGGCTGTGGCCACAAATTTGAGGACAAGCATATTTTACAGATTATCAGCCACCTTTGGATTTCATGGGAAGACAACTGTATTTAACTTTCCTTTGAACTCTTTTTGAAAAGATTGGATCTTGTGATTCTTTTTCATAGGAAAAACCATGGTTTTTTCTCAGAAAACATCTAGTGGAGAAAAGAACCTGGTCCCTTATGATATATTAATCCTTGATTtgtaatcccaaaaaaaaagatggagaaCATTTTTCTCTGAGCACGTGTAAGAGTATACCTTTTTAAGTTGAAGGACAAAATGGCCCTTTTgttggaaaaatatatatgcatTATGGGGAGGTGGATAATCTAATGTTCAATTTACCCCTTTTTTCCACATAGGTGCcatggagtcactttttttttttctttttaaaacatcaaagcCACATAATGAAGATGTGGTTGCATGATCTAACCACAATGcatcttcttttaaatttaattttcataggaGGGCCTATCTGGTATGATAGTTTGCCCAAAAGGACCTTTTTCACCTTTGactcctttcttcttcttttcttgtttaTGTAAAGGAT is part of the Vitis riparia cultivar Riparia Gloire de Montpellier isolate 1030 chromosome 17, EGFV_Vit.rip_1.0, whole genome shotgun sequence genome and harbors:
- the LOC117904420 gene encoding uncharacterized protein LOC117904420 is translated as MPPSFISPMHYYICQACIITFLHQSAPSHNQPKTLSQLAFFFSSSMEPCSHSSISGHSPGNYHLVLGHYPLLATSTCWGTFLSATSASWPRSMVPSCLCASAMRREELGLMVQSLKEMGEARQVVNLSDTVIELIEHMTHKMVFGHSKIERIQLKALTRGVELGRSFQYSGLRALARGLCGSY